A single Desulfovibrio porci DNA region contains:
- a CDS encoding NADPH-dependent FMN reductase family protein, with product MPSSQQAFRSFHDVEQEPLSVRTRSTLMPCPAYQATANHKNSTADSAVSSGKTVIPFATHGGSGFSDAIETIAGLQPKAHVVREDFTISRNRMEQAESGVAEWLKKLGFKR from the coding sequence ATGCCCAGCTCGCAACAAGCTTTTCGGAGCTTCCACGACGTGGAGCAAGAGCCGTTATCCGTCAGGACGCGCTCCACTTTGATGCCGTGTCCGGCGTACCAGGCAACGGCAAACCATAAAAACTCCACTGCGGATTCCGCTGTTTCATCCGGCAAGACCGTCATCCCGTTCGCCACGCATGGCGGCAGCGGCTTTTCCGACGCCATTGAGACCATTGCCGGACTCCAGCCGAAAGCCCATGTCGTAAGAGAAGACTTTACCATTTCCCGGAACCGCATGGAGCAGGCGGAATCCGGCGTGGCGGAATGGCTGAAGAAACTCGGCTTCAAAAGATAA
- a CDS encoding flavodoxin family protein — MSKQFLVPASSQRKNGNSAALCREFTRGAEESGHHVETIFLRDKKIGYCLACYHCKNSGGVCAIKDDMADILDKMNDADVIVMASPVYFYAIDARMKPLIDRTVAQWLTIKNKEFYHIMTAAENSDTVMDCTLECFRGFAKCLKGSVERGVIYGKGVYEAGAVQSMPVMKEAYAMGRRA; from the coding sequence ATGAGCAAACAGTTTCTTGTTCCGGCGAGCAGCCAGCGCAAAAACGGCAACTCCGCCGCCTTGTGCCGTGAATTCACGCGCGGCGCGGAGGAAAGCGGGCATCATGTGGAAACGATTTTCTTGCGTGACAAGAAAATCGGCTATTGTCTGGCCTGTTACCACTGCAAGAACAGCGGCGGCGTCTGTGCCATCAAGGATGATATGGCGGATATCCTCGACAAGATGAATGACGCCGATGTGATCGTCATGGCCAGTCCCGTCTATTTCTATGCCATTGATGCCCGGATGAAGCCCCTCATTGATCGCACTGTGGCGCAATGGCTGACCATCAAAAACAAGGAGTTTTACCACATTATGACAGCAGCAGAGAATAGTGACACGGTCATGGACTGTACGCTCGAATGTTTTCGCGGCTTTGCCAAATGCCTCAAGGGTTCCGTTGAGCGTGGCGTCATTTACGGAAAAGGCGTATATGAAGCCGGAGCTGTTCAATCCATGCCGGTTATGAAAGAAGCCTATGCAATGGGTCGTCGGGCCTGA
- a CDS encoding enoyl-ACP reductase FabI — MLLQGKKALIMGLANNRSIAYGIASCLKAQGARLAFNYVGDAIKKRVEPLSEELGGEFTFQCDVCDDAQIQAAADLVKEKWGDLDILVHSVAFANREDLAGRFVDTSRDGFKLALEVSAYSLTGLCRAFEPLLHDGSSVITMTYHGSTKIIPGYNVMGVAKAALEASVRYLAYDLGPKGVRVNALSAGPIKTLAASAVSSLKDIFNHVETHAPLRRNVSTTDVGGAAVFLASELSHAITGEVIYVDSGFNQIGISA; from the coding sequence ATGCTGCTGCAAGGTAAAAAAGCCCTGATCATGGGGCTCGCCAACAATAGAAGCATTGCCTACGGCATAGCCTCATGTCTTAAAGCCCAGGGGGCCCGGCTGGCCTTCAACTACGTGGGCGACGCCATCAAAAAACGTGTGGAACCCCTGAGCGAGGAACTCGGCGGGGAGTTCACCTTCCAGTGCGACGTCTGCGACGACGCCCAGATTCAGGCCGCCGCCGACCTGGTCAAGGAAAAATGGGGCGATCTGGACATTCTCGTGCATTCCGTGGCCTTCGCCAACCGCGAGGATCTGGCGGGCCGCTTCGTGGATACCTCGCGCGACGGCTTCAAGCTGGCCCTGGAGGTTTCCGCCTACTCGCTCACCGGGCTCTGCCGGGCCTTCGAGCCCCTGCTCCACGACGGCAGCTCGGTGATCACCATGACCTACCACGGCTCCACCAAGATCATTCCCGGCTACAACGTCATGGGCGTGGCCAAGGCCGCCCTGGAAGCCTCGGTGCGTTACCTGGCCTATGACCTGGGCCCCAAGGGCGTGCGCGTCAACGCCCTCAGCGCCGGGCCCATCAAGACCCTGGCCGCCTCGGCGGTGTCCAGTCTCAAGGACATTTTCAACCATGTGGAAACCCATGCCCCCCTGCGTCGCAACGTCAGCACCACGGATGTGGGAGGCGCGGCGGTCTTTCTGGCTTCGGAGCTCTCCCACGCTATCACCGGCGAAGTGATCTACGTGGACAGCGGCTTCAACCAGATCGGCATTTCGGCCTGA
- a CDS encoding phosphoribosylaminoimidazolesuccinocarboxamide synthase: MKVVVKTDITAYPLLSRGKVRDIYNVDEKTLLIVTTDRMSAFDVIMSEPIPYKGVILNKITLFWMEKFRDIIPNHLLESDVSRFPSALDPWKDELEGRAVLVRKAKPLPVECIVRGYITGSGWKDYQATGQVCGYTLPEGLRESDKLEPALFTPSTKAELGRHDENISVAEAARLLGEDTARLAEKTSLAIYEAGRAFAAGRGIIVADTKFEFGFIDGRLHLIDEVLTPDSSRFWPADQYKAGQGQPSFDKQYLRDWLKKQPWNMQPPPPHLPEEVIRATADRYKEAYEILTREI; encoded by the coding sequence ATGAAAGTCGTCGTCAAAACGGACATCACCGCCTATCCCCTGCTTTCGCGCGGCAAAGTGCGCGACATCTACAACGTGGACGAAAAAACCCTGCTCATCGTCACCACGGACCGCATGTCGGCCTTTGACGTGATCATGAGCGAGCCCATTCCCTACAAGGGCGTGATCCTGAACAAGATCACCCTGTTCTGGATGGAAAAATTCAGGGACATCATTCCCAACCATCTGCTAGAAAGCGACGTGAGCCGCTTCCCCTCCGCCCTGGATCCCTGGAAGGACGAGTTGGAAGGCCGCGCCGTGCTGGTGCGCAAGGCCAAGCCCCTGCCGGTGGAATGCATCGTGCGCGGCTATATCACGGGTTCCGGCTGGAAGGACTATCAGGCCACCGGCCAGGTCTGCGGCTACACCCTGCCCGAGGGTCTGCGCGAATCGGACAAACTGGAACCCGCCCTGTTCACGCCCTCCACCAAGGCGGAACTGGGCCGGCACGATGAAAACATCAGCGTGGCCGAGGCCGCCCGCCTGCTGGGCGAGGACACGGCCCGCCTGGCGGAAAAGACCTCCCTGGCCATTTACGAGGCCGGGCGCGCCTTTGCCGCCGGACGCGGCATCATCGTGGCGGACACCAAATTTGAATTCGGCTTTATCGACGGCCGTCTGCACCTCATCGACGAAGTGCTCACGCCCGATTCCTCGCGCTTCTGGCCCGCTGACCAGTACAAGGCCGGTCAGGGCCAGCCCAGTTTCGACAAGCAGTATCTGCGCGACTGGCTCAAGAAGCAGCCCTGGAACATGCAGCCGCCCCCGCCGCATCTGCCCGAGGAAGTCATCCGGGCCACGGCGGACCGCTACAAGGAAGCCTACGAAATTCTGACCCGGGAAATATAA
- the hisD gene encoding histidinol dehydrogenase: MTCRILTLQTDQEWPKAAQWLKGRSNPGDGVENAVRDMLTAVREKGDDALVDFTRRFDCPDFAPPLRVSEQEIARAAASVSVESREQISGAAANIRAFHEAQLEKSWFLTRPDGSILGQRVLPVDAVGLYVPGGQGGNTPLVSSLLMNAIPAQVAGVPRLAVCTPPRKDGSVNPHILAAAHLLDIDEVYRVGGAWSIAALAYGTPSLPPVDVIAGPGNIYVTTAKRLVQGTVGIDMIAGPSEVLVLADSSANPAWIAADMLSQAEHDPLASAICITDDPRLAESIQQELDSQCASLPRAQTAGRSLLDWGAIVVVPNLSVAVAVANRVAPEHLEICTRDPWAVLPHIRHAGAVFMGQHSPEAVGDYYAGPNHVLPTLGTARFSSALSVQTFCKKTSIVAASSAFLLQNAPAIAALARLEGLEAHARSVEARRHK, encoded by the coding sequence ATGACATGCCGTATTTTGACCCTACAGACTGATCAGGAATGGCCCAAAGCCGCCCAATGGCTGAAGGGCCGCAGCAACCCCGGCGACGGGGTTGAAAACGCGGTGCGGGACATGCTCACCGCCGTGCGGGAGAAGGGCGACGACGCTCTTGTTGATTTCACCCGCCGTTTCGACTGTCCGGATTTCGCGCCGCCCCTGCGCGTGAGCGAACAGGAAATCGCCCGCGCCGCCGCCTCGGTTTCCGTGGAAAGCCGGGAGCAGATCAGCGGAGCCGCAGCCAATATCCGCGCCTTCCACGAAGCCCAGTTGGAGAAATCCTGGTTTCTGACCCGCCCGGACGGCAGCATTCTGGGCCAGCGGGTTCTGCCTGTGGACGCCGTGGGTCTGTACGTGCCCGGCGGCCAGGGCGGCAACACGCCTCTGGTTTCCAGCCTGCTGATGAACGCCATTCCCGCCCAGGTGGCGGGCGTGCCGCGCCTGGCGGTCTGCACTCCGCCCCGCAAGGACGGCAGCGTCAATCCGCATATTCTGGCCGCCGCCCATCTGCTGGACATCGACGAAGTCTACCGCGTGGGCGGAGCCTGGAGCATCGCGGCCCTGGCCTACGGCACGCCGAGCCTGCCGCCCGTGGACGTCATCGCCGGGCCGGGCAATATTTATGTCACCACGGCCAAGCGCCTGGTTCAGGGCACGGTGGGCATCGACATGATCGCCGGGCCCAGCGAAGTCCTGGTGCTGGCCGATTCATCGGCCAATCCCGCCTGGATCGCGGCGGACATGCTCTCCCAGGCCGAGCACGATCCCCTGGCCTCGGCCATCTGCATTACGGACGACCCCCGGCTGGCCGAAAGCATCCAGCAGGAGCTGGACAGCCAGTGCGCGAGCCTGCCCAGAGCGCAGACCGCCGGGCGCTCGCTGCTGGACTGGGGGGCCATCGTGGTGGTGCCCAACCTCAGCGTGGCCGTGGCCGTGGCCAATCGCGTGGCCCCGGAGCATCTGGAAATCTGCACCCGCGACCCCTGGGCCGTGCTGCCGCACATCCGTCACGCGGGCGCGGTCTTCATGGGCCAGCACAGCCCCGAGGCTGTGGGCGACTACTACGCCGGGCCCAACCATGTGTTGCCCACCCTGGGCACAGCGCGCTTTTCCTCGGCCCTTTCCGTGCAGACCTTCTGCAAAAAAACCAGCATCGTGGCCGCGTCCTCGGCCTTTCTGCTGCAAAACGCCCCGGCCATTGCCGCGCTGGCCCGTCTGGAAGGACTGGAAGCCCACGCCCGCTCGGTGGAAGCCCGCCGGCACAAATAG
- the grpE gene encoding nucleotide exchange factor GrpE, translating to MRRHTMQSYMRAAQAGEELQDENGESRPDQEGLNPDGEEALAAEDAEAAAEQSQVEARIKAEVEELRLRSAAEMDNFKKRLNREHQEQMRYAAEKVLSDLLPTLDNLDLALQYGSKHEACKDMLQGVAMTRKLLLEAVTKHGLTPLGEEGEEFSPEVHEAVGFEARPDLAPGVVARVLQRGYKLGDRLLRPAKVMINQ from the coding sequence ATGCGGCGTCATACGATGCAGTCATATATGCGGGCGGCTCAGGCCGGCGAGGAATTGCAAGATGAAAACGGCGAATCCCGGCCGGATCAGGAGGGCCTGAACCCGGACGGCGAAGAAGCCCTGGCGGCGGAAGACGCGGAGGCCGCGGCGGAACAGTCGCAGGTCGAGGCGCGCATCAAGGCCGAGGTAGAAGAGCTGCGCCTGCGCTCGGCCGCGGAAATGGACAATTTCAAAAAGCGTCTCAACCGCGAGCATCAGGAACAGATGCGCTATGCCGCCGAAAAGGTGCTCAGCGATCTGCTGCCCACGCTGGACAATCTGGATCTGGCCCTGCAATACGGAAGCAAGCACGAGGCCTGCAAGGACATGTTGCAGGGCGTGGCCATGACCCGCAAACTGCTGCTGGAAGCCGTGACCAAACACGGCCTGACGCCGCTGGGCGAAGAGGGCGAGGAATTCAGCCCGGAAGTGCACGAGGCCGTGGGCTTTGAGGCCAGGCCGGATCTCGCCCCCGGCGTGGTGGCCCGCGTGCTCCAGCGGGGCTACAAGCTGGGCGACCGCTTGCTGCGCCCGGCCAAGGTGATGATCAACCAGTAG
- a CDS encoding HD-GYP domain-containing protein, with protein sequence MSLAAPSIASRVLIVDDAPENLRILSESLRGDYTIMFAKNGQDALRLAAGDPTPDLILLDVIMPGMNGYDVCRRLKESQRTRDIPVMFITAQNEEVDEAEGLSLGAQDYIKKPFQASLVRSRVANQLEFKRYRDHLKELVDERTRQLALTQEATIHAMASLAEWRDPETGAHIKRTQNYVRALAEHMASLPKYAEQLNADTISWLYLSAPLHDVGKVAIADAVLQKPGPLTDEEYEAMKEHTVRGRAVLASAEQVLGGNSFLRVASDIAYCHHERWDGMGYPRGLKGEEIPLSARLMSVADVYDALRSQRVYKPPMSHDMAAKIILAGRGTQFDPDVVDAFAAIQDQFRNIAEHYSDQDEADSPAGAHAR encoded by the coding sequence GTGAGCCTCGCCGCCCCCTCCATTGCCAGCCGCGTGCTGATCGTGGACGATGCGCCGGAAAACCTGCGCATTCTGAGCGAAAGCCTGCGCGGGGACTATACCATCATGTTCGCCAAAAACGGCCAAGACGCCCTGCGCCTGGCCGCAGGCGACCCCACGCCGGACCTCATCCTGCTGGACGTGATCATGCCCGGCATGAACGGCTATGACGTCTGCCGCCGACTCAAGGAGTCGCAGCGCACCCGCGACATTCCGGTCATGTTCATCACGGCCCAGAACGAGGAAGTCGATGAGGCCGAGGGTCTTTCCCTGGGCGCGCAGGACTACATCAAAAAACCCTTTCAGGCCTCGCTGGTGCGCAGCCGTGTGGCCAACCAGCTGGAATTCAAACGCTACCGCGACCACCTTAAGGAACTGGTGGACGAGCGCACCCGCCAACTGGCCCTGACCCAGGAAGCCACCATTCACGCCATGGCCAGTCTGGCTGAATGGCGCGACCCGGAGACAGGAGCGCACATCAAGCGCACCCAGAATTACGTGCGGGCCCTGGCCGAACACATGGCGTCGCTGCCCAAGTACGCGGAACAGCTTAACGCGGACACCATCTCCTGGCTGTACCTGTCCGCGCCCCTGCACGACGTGGGCAAGGTGGCCATTGCCGACGCCGTGCTGCAGAAGCCGGGGCCGCTGACCGACGAGGAATACGAGGCCATGAAGGAACACACCGTGCGCGGGCGCGCGGTGCTGGCCTCGGCCGAGCAGGTGCTGGGCGGCAATTCCTTTTTGCGCGTCGCCAGCGACATCGCCTATTGCCACCACGAACGCTGGGACGGCATGGGCTATCCGCGCGGACTCAAGGGTGAGGAAATTCCCCTCTCGGCCCGGTTGATGAGCGTGGCCGACGTTTACGACGCCCTGCGCAGCCAGCGCGTCTACAAGCCGCCCATGAGCCACGACATGGCCGCAAAAATCATCCTGGCCGGACGCGGCACGCAGTTCGACCCGGATGTGGTGGACGCTTTCGCGGCCATTCAGGACCAGTTCCGGAACATTGCGGAGCACTATTCCGACCAAGATGAGGCCGACAGTCCGGCCGGAGCGCACGCCCGATAA
- a CDS encoding PqiC family protein encodes MSRRLVLLAALLTLLTACGRSTPTNYYLLESSLGPVQADGLPAKSLRVAQVNVPEYLDRNGIVSRVDGRTRLIIAEFHAWAEPLGHGVRRVVQETLTPPLLAGGVNVLPSGDESSGDFTLLLDVQRLDGNFDDKAVLEARWSLRNRDDAILGRGIYAAEEMVGGKTYDVLVSAESRLVRRMAEYLSEKLPPLMAGKKS; translated from the coding sequence ATGTCACGCCGCCTTGTATTGCTGGCCGCGCTGCTGACGCTGCTGACCGCCTGCGGCCGCAGCACGCCCACAAATTATTATCTGCTGGAAAGTTCATTGGGACCGGTGCAGGCCGACGGCCTGCCCGCCAAAAGCCTGCGCGTGGCCCAGGTCAACGTGCCGGAATATCTGGACCGCAACGGCATCGTCAGCCGCGTGGACGGCCGGACCCGTCTGATCATAGCCGAGTTCCACGCCTGGGCCGAACCGCTGGGGCACGGCGTGCGCCGCGTCGTCCAGGAAACGCTGACCCCGCCGCTGCTGGCCGGGGGCGTCAATGTGCTGCCCTCCGGCGACGAGAGCAGCGGCGACTTCACCCTGCTGCTGGACGTGCAGCGCCTGGACGGAAATTTTGACGACAAGGCCGTGCTGGAGGCGCGCTGGTCGCTGCGGAACAGGGACGACGCCATTCTGGGCCGGGGCATCTATGCCGCCGAGGAAATGGTGGGGGGCAAAACCTATGACGTGCTGGTGAGCGCGGAAAGCCGCCTGGTACGCCGTATGGCGGAGTACCTGTCCGAAAAGCTGCCGCCGCTGATGGCCGGGAAAAAGTCGTGA
- a CDS encoding MlaD family protein — protein MTSQAYKTTVGAFVLGGIALFALGVILLGGGRLFSSDVEYVLYFDGSVSGLSIGAPVVFRGVPMGSVTQISLVANSRDSNVTIPVLIRIDEKSFVRSSGTGVSESFQQEIIRRMVQRGLRARLQLQSLITGQYRVELDFYPDTPANFRSSTPDLEIPTVPSPIDTLQRTLAKLPLEQMVHSLDSILENLSQALADGKLKEGIAAFAGTFAEAQQILKDSPLRNAADSALQQIDGAAKAVRQELPGALAAFRDAMTNMAQAAEQLRRATGSAESVLGRDSPTMNDLRRLLKEAIAAARSLRDLTDMLERNPEALLKGKKGKR, from the coding sequence ATGACCTCACAAGCATACAAAACAACGGTGGGCGCTTTTGTGCTGGGCGGCATCGCCCTCTTCGCCCTGGGCGTGATCCTGCTGGGCGGGGGACGCCTGTTCAGCAGCGACGTCGAATACGTGCTGTATTTCGACGGTTCGGTGAGTGGCCTTTCCATCGGCGCGCCCGTGGTCTTTCGCGGCGTGCCCATGGGCAGCGTCACCCAGATCAGCCTGGTGGCCAATTCGCGCGACTCCAACGTGACCATCCCGGTGCTCATCCGCATTGACGAAAAAAGCTTCGTGCGCTCCAGCGGCACAGGCGTTTCCGAGTCCTTCCAGCAGGAGATCATCCGACGCATGGTCCAGCGCGGCCTGCGCGCCCGTCTGCAGTTGCAGAGCCTGATCACCGGCCAGTATCGCGTGGAGCTGGATTTTTATCCGGACACCCCGGCCAATTTCCGCTCCTCCACGCCGGACCTGGAAATTCCCACCGTGCCCTCGCCCATTGACACGCTCCAGCGCACCCTGGCCAAACTGCCCCTGGAGCAGATGGTCCATTCGCTGGATTCCATTCTGGAGAACCTGTCCCAGGCCCTGGCCGACGGCAAGCTCAAGGAGGGCATCGCCGCTTTTGCGGGCACCTTCGCCGAGGCGCAGCAGATACTCAAAGACAGCCCCCTGCGCAACGCGGCGGACAGCGCCCTGCAGCAGATCGACGGCGCGGCCAAGGCCGTGCGCCAGGAACTGCCCGGCGCGCTGGCGGCCTTCCGCGACGCCATGACCAATATGGCCCAGGCCGCCGAACAGTTGCGCAGGGCCACGGGATCGGCCGAGAGCGTGCTGGGGCGCGATTCACCGACCATGAACGACCTGCGCCGCCTGCTCAAGGAAGCCATCGCCGCGGCCCGTTCGCTGCGCGATCTCACGGATATGCTTGAACGCAACCCGGAAGCTCTGCTCAAGGGCAAAAAAGGAAAACGCTGA
- a CDS encoding ABC transporter ATP-binding protein has protein sequence MTRETDAKNTPTAEPAGTDGREIRVSVRDLQVGYGSFVLMRDVNFDVRAGDVFFIMGGSGCGKSTLLRVLMGLKSPQAGQVLYDGTDFWGGGEDARRRIMRHAGVLFQGGALWSSMTLAENVGLPLQQYTDLDDEEIREQASLKLALAGLAGFEDYYPSEISGGMRKRAGLARALALDPRILFLDEPSAGLDPVSSRLLDDLILELRDTLGTTFVIVSHELASIFSIASNSIFLDAKTRSVTARGNPNELVRDPHTEKRALLFLTRGGGREAPAAGLAGDAGTAPPDKDISA, from the coding sequence ATGACCAGGGAAACGGACGCGAAAAATACGCCGACGGCGGAACCCGCCGGAACGGACGGACGCGAGATCCGGGTCAGCGTGCGTGACCTCCAGGTAGGCTACGGCTCTTTTGTGCTCATGCGCGACGTGAATTTCGACGTGCGCGCCGGAGATGTCTTTTTCATCATGGGCGGTTCGGGCTGCGGCAAAAGCACTCTGCTGCGGGTGCTCATGGGCCTCAAGTCCCCCCAGGCCGGACAGGTGCTCTACGACGGCACGGACTTCTGGGGCGGCGGCGAGGACGCGCGCCGCCGGATCATGCGCCACGCGGGCGTGCTCTTCCAGGGCGGAGCGCTGTGGAGTTCCATGACCCTGGCCGAAAATGTGGGCCTGCCCCTCCAGCAGTACACGGACCTGGACGACGAGGAAATCCGCGAGCAGGCCTCACTCAAGCTGGCCCTGGCCGGACTGGCCGGCTTTGAGGATTACTACCCTTCGGAGATCAGCGGCGGCATGCGCAAGCGCGCCGGTCTGGCCCGCGCCCTGGCCCTGGACCCCCGGATCCTCTTTCTGGACGAGCCCTCCGCCGGTCTGGACCCGGTCAGCTCACGTCTGCTGGACGATCTGATTCTGGAACTGCGGGACACCCTGGGCACCACTTTCGTCATTGTCTCCCACGAACTGGCCAGCATTTTTTCCATTGCCAGCAACAGCATCTTTCTGGACGCCAAGACCCGCTCGGTCACGGCCAGGGGCAATCCCAACGAACTGGTCCGCGACCCCCATACCGAAAAACGCGCTCTGCTCTTCCTGACCAGAGGCGGCGGACGCGAAGCCCCCGCCGCCGGCCTCGCCGGTGACGCCGGGACAGCCCCGCCGGACAAGGATATCTCAGCATGA
- a CDS encoding MlaE family ABC transporter permease, which yields METSPQVTASARGPLWLVNVGGRWNMEEPWPEEADAALTGLADQRVRELRLEATDLGQWDTSLLVFLVQLVKAARARELSVELDLPEGLKRLLHMAFAVPAQEGAARKKADTSFLYRMGDSVVSLPPKAADFLNFCGEVTLSLWRLFLGRAKMRPQDFVAAMHECGVQALPIISLTSLLFGLILAFVGAVQLTQFGAQIYVAGLVGIGMLRVMGAIMVGVVMSGRVGAAYAALIGTMQVNEEVDALSTLGISPVDFLVLPRVLALTAMVPLLTLYADLMGVLGGYLVGVMMLGLNPMEYFNATTQMVPFKHVIIGLVYGTVFGVIIAVAGCYQGMRCGRSAQAVGQATTTAVVHSIVGIIVATAVITVICNVLGV from the coding sequence ATGGAAACAAGTCCGCAAGTGACAGCTTCGGCCAGGGGGCCGCTCTGGCTCGTAAACGTGGGCGGCCGCTGGAATATGGAAGAGCCCTGGCCCGAAGAGGCCGACGCGGCTCTGACCGGCCTTGCGGACCAACGTGTGCGCGAACTGCGCCTGGAGGCTACGGATCTGGGCCAGTGGGACACCAGCCTGCTGGTCTTTCTGGTCCAGTTGGTCAAGGCCGCGCGCGCCCGCGAGCTCTCCGTGGAGCTGGATTTGCCGGAAGGCCTGAAACGCCTGCTGCACATGGCCTTCGCCGTGCCCGCCCAGGAAGGCGCGGCCCGCAAAAAAGCCGACACGTCCTTTTTATACCGGATGGGGGACAGCGTCGTCTCCCTGCCGCCCAAGGCGGCGGACTTTCTCAATTTCTGCGGCGAAGTCACGCTCTCGCTCTGGCGGCTTTTCCTGGGCCGCGCCAAGATGCGCCCGCAGGATTTCGTGGCGGCCATGCACGAATGCGGCGTGCAGGCCCTGCCGATCATTTCCCTCACCAGCCTGCTCTTCGGCCTGATCCTGGCCTTTGTGGGCGCGGTGCAGCTGACCCAGTTCGGCGCGCAGATCTATGTGGCGGGCCTGGTGGGCATCGGCATGCTGCGGGTCATGGGCGCGATCATGGTGGGCGTGGTCATGTCGGGCCGGGTGGGCGCGGCTTACGCGGCCCTCATCGGCACCATGCAGGTCAACGAAGAAGTGGACGCCCTGTCCACCCTGGGCATTTCGCCCGTGGACTTTCTGGTGCTGCCGCGCGTGCTGGCACTCACGGCCATGGTGCCCCTGCTGACCCTCTACGCCGACCTCATGGGCGTGCTGGGCGGCTATCTGGTGGGCGTTATGATGCTGGGCCTCAACCCCATGGAATATTTCAACGCCACCACCCAGATGGTGCCCTTCAAGCATGTGATCATCGGCCTGGTCTACGGCACGGTGTTCGGGGTCATCATCGCCGTGGCAGGCTGCTATCAGGGCATGCGCTGCGGGCGCAGCGCCCAGGCCGTGGGTCAGGCCACCACCACGGCGGTGGTCCATTCCATTGTGGGCATCATCGTGGCCACGGCCGTCATCACCGTCATCTGCAACGTGCTGGGCGTCTGA